Proteins co-encoded in one Mycobacterium mantenii genomic window:
- a CDS encoding lycopene cyclase domain-containing protein: protein MTGLGYTLPAALAVLLVCALELAMLRTGLFRRPAYWLSMLIVLGFQIPVDGWLTKLSSPIVIYDDRQLSGVRFPFDIPVEDFLFGFALVTAVLLLWERQRARQ, encoded by the coding sequence ATGACCGGCCTCGGCTACACCTTGCCCGCCGCGCTGGCGGTATTGCTGGTCTGCGCACTGGAATTGGCGATGCTGCGCACGGGGCTCTTCCGGCGGCCGGCGTACTGGCTGTCGATGCTGATCGTGCTGGGATTCCAGATCCCGGTGGACGGCTGGCTGACCAAGCTCAGCTCCCCCATCGTCATCTACGACGATCGGCAATTGAGCGGCGTGCGGTTCCCGTTCGACATCCCGGTCGAGGACTTTCTGTTCGGCTTCGCGTTGGTCACCGCGGTGCTGCTGCTGTGGGAACGGCAACGTGCGCGTCAGTGA
- a CDS encoding lycopene cyclase domain-containing protein, which translates to MSDRWQYLAVLAACLVITAPLEIFGPGVYRQWRRVIKAVVPVAAAFLVWDEIAVAAHVWTYDRAYLCGLSIPFRVPIEEVLFFLVIPVCALLTFNAVSTLLEKVNRR; encoded by the coding sequence ATGAGCGATCGGTGGCAATACCTGGCGGTGCTGGCCGCATGCCTGGTGATCACCGCGCCGCTGGAAATCTTCGGCCCCGGCGTCTACCGGCAGTGGCGACGGGTCATCAAGGCGGTAGTGCCGGTGGCCGCGGCGTTCCTGGTGTGGGATGAGATCGCGGTCGCCGCGCACGTGTGGACCTACGACCGCGCCTACCTGTGCGGCCTGAGCATCCCGTTCCGGGTGCCGATCGAAGAGGTGCTGTTCTTCCTCGTCATTCCGGTGTGCGCGTTGCTGACCTTCAACGCCGTGAGCACCCTTCTGGAAAAGGTGAACCGCCGATGA
- a CDS encoding phytoene/squalene synthase family protein codes for MIRGELTAAGIDDPRLRDGYRQCRELNAAHGRTFFLATRLLAPDQRPPVHALYGFARYADDILDDLDPRVGTDIRAQRLQQLSERFFSGGAHLDDPLVAAVTDTVRRYQISAELFEDFLSSMRMDLTVTDYPDRTALNRYMRGSAEAIGLQVLPILGTVTPTEDAAPYAAALGRAFQLTNFLRDIDEDLQRGRVYLPADELAADGVDRELLTWCHTHRRTDPRVRRALVAQHEITRQTYRFAVNGIATLAPRSRPCVETAAALYSEILDCIEKSDFAVFDRRATVGKARRLRVAGVGLIRSWQARNSASDDRHSGAA; via the coding sequence ATGATACGAGGCGAGTTGACCGCGGCCGGGATCGACGATCCGCGGCTGCGCGACGGATATCGCCAGTGCCGCGAACTCAACGCCGCGCACGGCCGCACCTTCTTTCTGGCCACCCGGCTGCTCGCGCCCGACCAGCGGCCACCCGTGCACGCGCTGTACGGCTTCGCCCGCTACGCCGACGACATCCTCGACGATCTCGATCCGCGGGTCGGCACCGACATCCGCGCCCAACGGCTACAGCAGCTGTCGGAGCGGTTCTTTTCCGGTGGTGCCCACCTCGACGATCCGTTGGTCGCCGCGGTGACCGACACCGTGCGGCGCTATCAAATCAGCGCCGAACTGTTCGAGGATTTTCTGTCGTCGATGCGGATGGACCTCACGGTCACCGACTATCCCGACCGAACGGCCCTCAACCGCTACATGCGGGGGTCAGCGGAAGCCATTGGGCTGCAAGTGCTTCCGATATTGGGGACGGTTACGCCCACGGAAGATGCGGCGCCCTACGCCGCGGCGCTGGGCAGGGCGTTCCAGCTCACCAATTTTTTGCGTGACATCGACGAGGACCTGCAGCGCGGCCGTGTTTACCTGCCGGCCGACGAACTGGCCGCCGACGGGGTCGACAGAGAGCTGTTGACGTGGTGCCACACGCATCGCCGCACCGATCCGCGGGTGCGCCGGGCCCTGGTCGCACAGCACGAAATCACCCGGCAGACATACCGATTCGCCGTGAACGGGATCGCCACCCTCGCCCCCCGGTCACGACCGTGCGTCGAAACCGCGGCAGCACTGTATTCGGAGATCCTGGACTGCATCGAGAAAAGCGACTTCGCGGTGTTCGATCGCCGGGCCACCGTCGGCAAGGCCCGACGGCTTCGGGTCGCCGGTGTGGGACTGATACGGTCGTGGCAGGCGCGGAACAGCGCGTCCGACGATCGTCACTCGGGGGCCGCATGA
- the crtI gene encoding phytoene desaturase family protein, with translation MRTIQGRGDHVVVVGAGLAGLSAALHLAGRGRAVTVVEREPWPGGRAGRLDIDGYRIDTGPTVLTMPDIIDEAFAAVGERLGDRMELLTVDPAYRAVFADGSALDVHSDADRMADAVAEFAGFGQAAGYRRLREWLTRLYRTEFDGFIAANFDSPLSLLTPQLAQLTAIGGFRKWDRMVKRFISDPRLQRIFTFQSLYAGVAPRDALAVYAVIAYMDTISGVVFPRGGVRALPDALAAAAADAGVRFCYGATVTALERTGSRVSAVVTEQSGPIACDAVVLTTELPQTYALLGRAPRRAVRLRPSPSAVVAHVGCPAVEPETAHHTILFGKAWDQTFTDIVDDGRLMRDPSLLVTRPTASDPTLAPEGRDLLYVLAPAPNLDRGAIDWASTGDAYVEDMITRVADRLLPGLPHDATVLGIVTPADWARRGMTAGSPFALAHTFAQTGPFRPGNMVRGIDNAVLAGSSTVPGVGVPTTLISGRLAADRVTGVGKRSAAHFDMKAGLP, from the coding sequence ATGCGGACCATCCAAGGGCGCGGAGATCACGTGGTGGTGGTCGGCGCCGGGCTGGCCGGCCTTTCCGCGGCGCTGCACCTGGCCGGCCGGGGCCGCGCGGTAACGGTGGTGGAGCGCGAGCCGTGGCCGGGCGGGCGGGCCGGTCGGCTGGACATCGACGGCTATCGGATCGACACGGGGCCGACGGTGCTCACCATGCCGGACATCATCGACGAGGCGTTCGCGGCCGTCGGCGAACGACTCGGCGACCGGATGGAATTGCTGACGGTCGATCCGGCCTACCGTGCCGTGTTCGCCGACGGCAGCGCACTGGACGTGCACAGCGACGCAGATCGGATGGCCGACGCCGTCGCTGAGTTCGCTGGCTTCGGGCAGGCAGCCGGCTATCGGCGGCTCCGGGAGTGGCTGACTCGGCTGTACCGCACCGAATTCGACGGCTTCATCGCCGCGAACTTCGATTCGCCGCTGTCGCTGCTCACCCCGCAGTTGGCGCAGCTGACGGCGATCGGCGGCTTCCGCAAGTGGGACCGGATGGTCAAACGGTTCATCAGCGACCCACGGCTGCAGCGGATCTTCACGTTCCAATCGCTGTACGCGGGCGTGGCGCCCCGCGACGCGTTGGCCGTGTACGCCGTGATCGCTTACATGGACACCATCTCGGGTGTGGTGTTTCCGCGCGGCGGTGTACGCGCGCTGCCTGACGCCCTGGCCGCGGCCGCCGCCGACGCCGGCGTCCGATTCTGTTACGGCGCAACCGTTACCGCGCTCGAACGCACCGGAAGCCGGGTCAGCGCCGTGGTCACCGAGCAATCCGGACCCATTGCCTGCGACGCGGTGGTGCTGACCACCGAACTGCCGCAGACCTACGCGCTGCTGGGCCGCGCACCCCGTCGCGCCGTGCGGCTGCGGCCCTCGCCCTCGGCCGTCGTGGCGCACGTGGGTTGTCCCGCCGTCGAACCCGAGACGGCCCACCACACGATCCTGTTCGGCAAGGCATGGGATCAGACCTTCACCGACATCGTCGACGACGGACGACTCATGCGGGACCCGTCGTTGCTGGTCACGCGGCCGACGGCCAGCGACCCAACCCTGGCTCCGGAGGGGCGCGATCTGCTCTACGTGCTCGCCCCGGCGCCGAACCTGGATCGGGGCGCCATCGATTGGGCCAGCACCGGGGACGCCTACGTCGAGGACATGATCACGCGCGTCGCCGACCGGTTGTTGCCCGGTTTGCCGCACGACGCAACGGTTTTGGGTATCGTCACGCCCGCCGATTGGGCGCGCCGCGGCATGACGGCCGGCAGCCCGTTCGCGCTCGCCCACACCTTCGCTCAAACGGGACCGTTTCGTCCGGGCAACATGGTGCGTGGCATCGACAACGCGGTGCTGGCCGGGTCCTCCACGGTGCCCGGTGTCGGCGTTCCGACCACGCTGATCTCCGGGCGGCTCGCCGCCGATCGCGTCACCGGCGTCGGCAAGCGGTCGGCGGCGCACTTCGACATGAAAGCCGGGTTGCCATGA
- a CDS encoding polyprenyl synthetase family protein yields MFGDAGPGHAKPSRRERLGTMGALSFSPATTSPPVAIGWLSADDFEAWRSNVRRMVLGDLADFVAARRVGELDDARIDAAGDILVEFVSGGKCLRSTFVYLGWLCGAPPDDAALRAAASFELLHAFALLQDDVMDGSDERRGRPSAHRQFGQWHRERGLSGSSRRFGESAAILLGDLCLIWAEQMLRDSGVEPRRLQRVWPRYDAMRTELAVGQFADLTNDARQMPGLEVVLDVARRKSGNYTVRRPLEIGAAMGECDDRTLSQLGRYGAAVGEAFQLRDDMLGVFGSPAITGKPCAGDLLERKATSVVVAAHQLADAPTRRELHELANRETLDDNAIDRWKALIVETGAVRLIEEMIGDRVTSACGHLSDLPIDEPVRTALGEMAAFCTDRAV; encoded by the coding sequence GTGTTTGGGGACGCTGGACCCGGGCATGCCAAGCCGTCTCGGAGGGAGCGCTTGGGCACTATGGGAGCTTTGTCGTTTTCACCTGCCACAACGTCGCCGCCCGTGGCGATCGGCTGGCTCAGCGCCGACGACTTCGAAGCATGGCGATCGAATGTGCGGCGGATGGTCTTGGGTGACCTCGCCGATTTCGTCGCCGCCCGCCGCGTCGGCGAACTCGACGATGCACGCATCGACGCCGCCGGCGACATTCTGGTGGAGTTCGTGTCCGGCGGTAAGTGCCTGCGATCGACGTTTGTGTACCTGGGCTGGCTGTGCGGCGCGCCGCCCGACGACGCGGCACTGCGGGCCGCGGCCAGTTTCGAGTTGTTGCACGCCTTTGCGCTGCTGCAGGACGACGTGATGGATGGTTCCGACGAACGGCGCGGTCGACCGTCGGCGCACCGGCAATTCGGCCAATGGCATCGCGAGCGCGGATTGTCCGGCTCGTCGCGGCGATTCGGCGAATCGGCCGCCATTCTGCTGGGCGACCTCTGCCTGATCTGGGCCGAACAGATGCTGCGCGACAGCGGCGTCGAGCCTCGTCGCCTGCAACGGGTCTGGCCTCGCTATGACGCCATGCGGACCGAACTCGCCGTCGGGCAATTCGCCGACCTGACCAACGACGCGCGACAGATGCCCGGGCTGGAAGTCGTGCTCGACGTGGCGCGGCGCAAGTCGGGCAATTACACCGTGCGCCGGCCGCTGGAAATCGGTGCGGCGATGGGCGAGTGTGACGATCGCACACTGTCTCAGCTGGGCCGGTACGGCGCCGCCGTCGGGGAGGCATTCCAGCTACGCGACGACATGCTCGGCGTTTTCGGCTCGCCGGCGATAACCGGCAAGCCCTGTGCGGGCGATCTGCTCGAGCGCAAGGCGACCAGCGTTGTGGTGGCCGCCCACCAGCTCGCCGACGCGCCGACCCGGCGTGAACTCCACGAGCTCGCGAATCGTGAAACCCTCGACGACAACGCGATCGACAGGTGGAAAGCGCTGATCGTCGAGACGGGAGCGGTGCGGCTGATCGAGGAGATGATCGGCGACCGCGTCACTTCCGCCTGCGGCCATCTCAGCGACTTGCCGATCGACGAGCCCGTCCGCACCGCGCTGGGCGAAATGGCGGCATTCTGCACGGATCGCGCCGTATGA
- a CDS encoding MarR family winged helix-turn-helix transcriptional regulator, with protein sequence MDADARDELESLISADLRELSTESDQIGQLFALVHSLRPNDFRALLYIMVAEAAGRPMTSSDLSQRMGLSGSAITYLVDRLIDAGHIRRDTHPADRRKVMLRNDESGLTTARSFFGPLNAHTRVALAGLPDADLTAAHRVFAALIDALHCFQDELGEEAKA encoded by the coding sequence ATGGACGCTGATGCGCGCGATGAGCTGGAGTCGCTGATCTCGGCCGATCTGAGGGAGCTGTCAACCGAGTCCGATCAGATCGGCCAGTTGTTCGCGCTGGTACACAGCCTGCGACCCAATGATTTTCGTGCCCTGCTTTACATCATGGTGGCAGAAGCGGCTGGGCGGCCGATGACCTCGAGCGACCTCAGCCAGCGGATGGGACTCTCAGGCTCGGCGATCACCTACCTGGTGGACCGGTTGATCGACGCCGGCCATATCCGTCGCGACACCCACCCGGCAGACCGCCGAAAGGTCATGTTGCGCAACGATGAATCAGGTCTTACCACCGCCCGGTCGTTCTTCGGTCCGCTGAACGCGCACACCCGAGTGGCGCTCGCCGGCCTACCCGATGCGGACTTGACCGCCGCGCACCGGGTTTTCGCCGCCCTGATAGACGCGTTGCACTGCTTTCAGGACGAATTGGGCGAAGAGGCCAAAGCCTAA
- a CDS encoding STAS domain-containing protein, which translates to MAHFGRAHLFVYARNLGALLRVDGEIDASNADELTQAIRKFARLKTPLVLDLSHLRFVSVAGFRALLVLNDELRRACVHSSVVAGVAIRPLLRIVHHNGLPIAGSVPEAFQNLEDILAARRQFLSDLARPRPAQAPAAHGVAS; encoded by the coding sequence ATGGCTCACTTCGGCCGGGCACACCTGTTCGTCTATGCGCGCAATCTCGGCGCGCTGCTGCGCGTCGACGGAGAGATCGACGCCTCCAACGCGGACGAGCTCACCCAGGCGATCCGAAAGTTCGCCCGGCTCAAGACGCCGCTCGTCCTTGACCTCAGCCATCTGCGCTTTGTCAGCGTGGCGGGTTTTCGGGCCCTGCTCGTGCTTAATGACGAGCTTCGCAGGGCGTGCGTGCACTCCAGCGTGGTCGCCGGCGTCGCTATTCGCCCCCTGTTACGCATCGTGCATCACAACGGGTTGCCGATCGCCGGCTCGGTGCCCGAGGCCTTCCAGAACCTCGAGGACATCCTGGCGGCCCGACGACAGTTCCTTTCCGACCTGGCCCGGCCACGACCAGCTCAGGCACCGGCCGCGCACGGCGTTGCCTCGTAA
- a CDS encoding phosphodiesterase produces MNVFELAALPFQWGSAIRGKRFFHPSGVLAEGFIERVAPAGKGLPIASSEIVARVSKATGTPGVLPDFIGLAFRVPAPPPADKPWDVLLVSSGSGVLSRAVALRPATSWNGQTLTTLMPLHYQNNNWWLRARTSREIGGAGLSLDSVRAKLERSHIQVTLDQACGRGDFTPLARITLTTAIDPERDEDVSFDPVVNTAPGLSLHPRWLADLRARAYQHSREGRDAED; encoded by the coding sequence GTGAATGTTTTCGAACTTGCGGCGCTGCCGTTTCAGTGGGGCTCCGCCATCCGGGGTAAACGGTTCTTCCATCCGAGCGGGGTCCTGGCGGAGGGCTTCATCGAACGGGTTGCCCCCGCGGGCAAGGGCTTGCCGATCGCGTCGTCGGAGATCGTTGCGCGGGTGTCCAAGGCCACCGGCACGCCGGGGGTGCTGCCCGACTTCATCGGGTTGGCGTTCCGGGTGCCCGCCCCGCCGCCGGCGGACAAGCCTTGGGACGTCCTGCTCGTCTCGTCGGGGTCGGGGGTGTTGTCGCGCGCGGTGGCGCTGCGCCCGGCCACCTCGTGGAACGGTCAGACGCTGACCACGCTGATGCCGCTGCACTATCAGAACAACAATTGGTGGCTGCGGGCCCGAACCTCGCGCGAGATCGGCGGCGCCGGCCTGTCCCTGGACAGCGTCCGGGCCAAGCTCGAGCGCAGCCACATCCAGGTGACGCTCGATCAAGCTTGCGGCAGAGGCGATTTCACACCGCTGGCCCGCATCACGCTGACCACTGCCATCGACCCCGAACGCGACGAGGACGTGTCGTTCGACCCCGTCGTCAACACGGCGCCCGGCCTGAGTCTGCACCCGAGGTGGCTCGCCGACCTGCGCGCCCGGGCCTATCAGCACAGCCGCGAGGGCAGGGACGCCGAGGACTGA
- a CDS encoding TIGR01777 family oxidoreductase, protein MGLDYSSVVDAPITDVFDWYARPGAFNRLSPPWSPMRLVSEADSLKDGRAVLALPGGLRWVAVHQPDGYDPPRRFVDTIGGDGLATLPARIAVRWRHTHEFEDLGDNRTRVIDRVDTPVPGSLLRPMFDYRHRQLADDLAAHRLAAENGLRPMTIGVTGSSGLVGSALTAFLRTGGHRVIALVRHDARGDDERRWNPDDPDPRLFDGIDAVIHLAGASIAGRFTDKHRQAIRDSRIGPTRRLSELLGRGDAKPAVLLSASAIGYYGYDRGDETLTEDSDRGDGFLADVVADWEQATVPAQQAGVRVVQVRTGIVQSPAGGTLKLMRPLFSAGLGGRLGDGRQWLSWIGIDDLVDVYHRALWDATMSGPVNAVAPQPVRNSEYTATLAGVLHRPAVLPVPSLGPRLLLGGQGARELACASQRVAPAKLAAAGHRFRQPDLDQALRHLLGRTR, encoded by the coding sequence ATGGGTCTGGACTATTCGAGCGTCGTGGACGCTCCCATCACCGACGTTTTCGACTGGTACGCCAGGCCGGGGGCGTTCAATCGCCTCTCGCCGCCGTGGTCACCCATGCGGCTGGTCAGCGAGGCGGATTCGCTCAAGGACGGGCGCGCTGTCCTGGCACTGCCCGGCGGCCTGCGCTGGGTCGCCGTCCATCAGCCCGACGGCTACGACCCGCCGCGGCGCTTCGTCGACACAATCGGCGGCGACGGCCTGGCCACGCTCCCGGCGCGAATTGCCGTGCGCTGGCGCCACACCCACGAATTCGAAGACCTCGGTGACAACCGCACCAGGGTGATCGACCGGGTCGACACCCCGGTGCCCGGCTCGCTGCTGCGGCCCATGTTCGACTACCGGCACCGGCAGCTGGCCGACGATCTGGCCGCTCACCGGCTGGCCGCCGAGAACGGGCTGCGGCCGATGACGATCGGAGTCACCGGATCCTCGGGGCTGGTCGGCTCGGCGTTGACCGCCTTCCTGCGCACGGGCGGCCATCGGGTCATCGCGCTGGTCCGGCACGACGCGCGCGGCGATGACGAGCGACGGTGGAACCCCGACGATCCCGACCCGCGGCTGTTCGACGGGATCGACGCGGTGATCCACCTGGCGGGCGCCTCGATCGCCGGCCGGTTCACCGACAAACACCGGCAGGCCATCCGGGACAGCAGGATCGGGCCCACTCGGCGGCTGTCCGAACTGCTGGGCCGCGGCGACGCGAAGCCCGCCGTGCTGCTCTCGGCGTCGGCGATCGGCTACTACGGCTATGACCGTGGCGATGAGACGCTCACCGAGGACAGCGATCGCGGCGACGGATTTCTGGCCGACGTGGTGGCCGACTGGGAGCAGGCGACGGTGCCCGCCCAGCAGGCCGGGGTGCGGGTGGTGCAGGTGCGCACCGGCATCGTGCAATCGCCCGCCGGGGGCACGTTGAAGCTGATGCGCCCGCTGTTCAGCGCCGGGCTCGGCGGCCGGCTGGGTGACGGTCGACAATGGCTGTCTTGGATCGGGATCGACGACCTGGTGGACGTCTATCACCGTGCGCTGTGGGATGCCACGATGTCGGGGCCGGTGAACGCCGTTGCGCCACAACCGGTCCGCAACAGTGAGTACACCGCCACGCTGGCGGGGGTGCTGCACCGGCCGGCGGTGTTACCGGTCCCCTCGCTGGGGCCGCGGCTATTGCTGGGCGGACAGGGTGCCCGCGAACTTGCGTGCGCGAGCCAGCGGGTGGCTCCCGCCAAGCTCGCCGCCGCCGGACACCGGTTCCGCCAGCCCGACCTCGATCAGGCCCTACGTCACCTGTTGGGCCGCACCCGCTGA
- a CDS encoding glycosyltransferase family 4 protein — MKILMVSWEYPPVVIGGLGRHVHHLSTALAAAGHDVVVLSRRPTGTDPRSHPSSDHISEGVRVIAAAQDPHEFTFGTDMMAWTLAMGHSMIRAGLPLTKPGTNRAWRPDVVHAHDWLVAHPAIALAQFYDAPMVSTIHATEAGRHSGWVSGVVSRQVHAVESWLVRESDSLITCSASMADEITELFGPGLAEITVICNGIETARWPYAARRPRTGPAELLYLGRLEYEKGVHDVIAALPRIRRTHPGTTLTIAGEGTQQGWLVEQARKHRVLKAIRFVGHLQHAELLAVLHRADAAVLPSHYEPFGIVALEAAAAGTPLVTSNIGGLGEAVINGRTGVSCPPRDVARLAAAVRTVLDDPQAAQRRAHAARERLTSDFDWHTVADKTAQVYLSAKRGVRQPQARLPIVEHALPNR; from the coding sequence GTGAAAATCCTGATGGTGTCGTGGGAGTACCCGCCGGTGGTGATCGGCGGGCTCGGCCGGCACGTGCATCACCTGTCGACCGCGCTGGCCGCCGCGGGTCACGACGTCGTCGTGCTGTCCCGCCGACCCACCGGGACCGATCCGCGCAGCCATCCGTCGTCCGACCACATCAGCGAGGGCGTCCGGGTGATCGCGGCCGCGCAGGATCCGCACGAATTCACCTTCGGCACCGACATGATGGCCTGGACGCTGGCCATGGGCCACTCCATGATTCGGGCCGGGCTGCCCCTGACGAAGCCGGGCACCAACCGGGCCTGGCGGCCCGACGTCGTGCACGCCCACGACTGGCTGGTGGCCCACCCGGCGATCGCGCTCGCCCAATTCTACGATGCGCCAATGGTTTCCACGATCCATGCCACCGAAGCCGGTCGGCATTCCGGCTGGGTCAGCGGTGTGGTCAGCCGTCAGGTGCATGCGGTCGAATCGTGGCTGGTGCGTGAATCCGACTCGCTGATCACGTGTTCGGCGTCGATGGCCGACGAGATCACCGAGCTGTTCGGTCCCGGGCTGGCCGAGATCACGGTGATCTGCAACGGCATCGAGACGGCGCGGTGGCCGTACGCCGCGCGCAGGCCACGCACCGGGCCGGCCGAACTGCTCTACCTGGGCCGGCTGGAATACGAGAAGGGTGTGCACGACGTCATCGCCGCGCTGCCGCGGATCAGACGCACCCACCCCGGAACCACGCTGACCATCGCCGGCGAGGGCACCCAGCAGGGCTGGCTCGTCGAGCAAGCGCGTAAACACCGGGTGCTCAAGGCGATCCGGTTCGTCGGGCACCTCCAGCACGCGGAGCTGCTGGCGGTCCTGCATCGCGCCGACGCTGCGGTGCTGCCCAGTCATTACGAGCCGTTCGGGATCGTGGCGCTGGAGGCGGCCGCTGCCGGCACTCCCCTGGTGACGTCGAACATCGGCGGCCTGGGTGAGGCGGTGATCAACGGTCGGACCGGTGTGTCGTGTCCGCCCCGCGACGTGGCCCGGCTGGCCGCGGCGGTGCGCACCGTGCTCGACGACCCGCAGGCCGCGCAGCGGCGTGCCCACGCCGCACGCGAACGACTCACGTCGGATTTCGATTGGCACACGGTGGCCGACAAGACCGCGCAGGTGTATCTGTCGGCCAAACGCGGAGTGCGGCAGCCGCAGGCCCGGCTGCCCATCGTCGAGCACGCCTTGCCGAACCGCTAG
- a CDS encoding 1,4-alpha-glucan branching protein domain-containing protein: MSTAQNRVPGLFTLVLHTHLPWLAHHGRWPVGEEWLYQSWAAAYLPLMRVLRTLAGEDRRSLITLGVTPVVNAQLDDPYCLDGMHHWLANWRLRGLEATSVRSAPRSKSAGYSSCTPEALRALGIRESAVAERALQDFATLWRHGGSPLLRGLLDAGTVELLGGPLAHPFQPLLAPRLREFALREGLADAAHRLGARKGRGPGGIWAPECAYAPGMEHDYSAAGVTHFMVDGPSLHGDTALGRPVGDTDVVAFGRDLLVSYRVWSPKSGYPGHAAYRDFHTYDHLTGLKPARVTGRNVSSEDKAPYDPERADHAVDVHVADFVDVVRNRLISESERIGRPAHVIAAFDTELFGHWWYEGPTWLERVLRALPEAGVRVGTLGDAIADGFVGNPVALPPSSWGSGKDWQVWAGDQVADLVALNGEVVDLALGTVDKALSQTASLDGPIPRDHVADQILRETLLTVSSDWPFMVSKDSAADYARYRAHLHAHATREIADALASGRRDTAQRLAAGWNRADGLFGALDARRLPR, from the coding sequence GTGAGCACCGCGCAGAACCGGGTTCCCGGCCTCTTCACCCTGGTTTTGCACACCCACCTGCCCTGGCTGGCCCACCACGGCCGCTGGCCGGTCGGCGAGGAATGGCTGTATCAATCCTGGGCGGCGGCCTACCTGCCGCTGATGCGCGTGCTGCGCACCTTGGCCGGCGAGGACCGCCGGAGCCTGATCACGCTGGGCGTCACGCCGGTGGTGAACGCGCAGCTCGACGACCCGTACTGCCTGGACGGCATGCATCACTGGCTGGCGAACTGGCGGTTGCGTGGCCTGGAAGCCACCAGCGTGCGGTCAGCTCCCCGCTCGAAGTCGGCCGGCTACTCGTCGTGCACGCCGGAAGCGTTGCGCGCCTTGGGAATTCGTGAATCCGCCGTAGCGGAACGGGCCCTGCAGGACTTCGCCACGCTGTGGCGGCACGGCGGCAGCCCGCTGCTGCGCGGCCTGCTCGACGCCGGCACGGTGGAACTGCTCGGCGGCCCACTCGCCCACCCCTTCCAACCGTTGCTGGCGCCGCGGCTGCGCGAATTCGCACTGCGCGAGGGCCTGGCCGACGCCGCGCACCGCCTAGGGGCGCGAAAGGGGCGAGGCCCGGGCGGGATCTGGGCGCCCGAATGCGCCTACGCGCCCGGCATGGAGCACGACTACTCCGCCGCGGGCGTCACCCATTTCATGGTCGACGGTCCGTCGCTGCACGGCGACACCGCGCTGGGCCGGCCCGTTGGCGACACCGACGTGGTGGCGTTCGGGCGCGATCTGCTGGTCAGCTACCGGGTGTGGTCACCGAAATCCGGCTATCCCGGGCACGCCGCGTACCGCGACTTCCACACCTATGACCACCTCACCGGCCTCAAGCCGGCAAGGGTGACGGGCCGCAACGTGTCCTCGGAAGACAAGGCGCCCTACGATCCCGAGCGCGCCGACCACGCGGTCGACGTGCACGTCGCCGACTTCGTCGACGTGGTCCGCAACCGCCTGATCTCGGAGTCCGAGCGCATCGGGCGACCCGCCCATGTGATCGCCGCCTTCGACACCGAGCTGTTCGGCCACTGGTGGTACGAGGGCCCGACGTGGCTGGAGCGGGTGCTGCGGGCCCTGCCCGAGGCGGGGGTTCGGGTGGGCACGCTGGGCGACGCGATCGCCGACGGCTTCGTCGGGAACCCGGTGGCCCTGCCCCCCAGCTCGTGGGGTTCGGGGAAGGACTGGCAGGTGTGGGCCGGCGACCAGGTCGCCGACCTGGTCGCGCTGAACGGCGAAGTGGTCGATCTGGCACTGGGCACCGTCGACAAGGCGCTGTCCCAGACGGCGTCGCTGGACGGGCCCATCCCCCGCGACCACGTCGCCGATCAGATCCTGCGCGAAACGCTGCTGACCGTCTCCAGCGACTGGCCGTTCATGGTGAGCAAGGATTCGGCCGCCGACTACGCCCGCTACCGCGCCCATCTGCACGCGCACGCCACCCGCGAAATCGCCGACGCGCTCGCGTCCGGCCGGCGCGACACCGCGCAGCGGCTGGCCGCAGGATGGAACCGCGCCGACGGCCTGTTCGGCGCCCTCGATGCCCGCAGGCTGCCCCGATGA